The nucleotide window TCCTCAACTCTTTTCACGCTTCCCGGCACCGGGTCGAACCCGCCCGGGTGCCACGGCCCGCATTTGCACAGGCGCGCCCCGGCCATCGCGCCACCTTTCAGCGCGCCGTGCCGCGAGACAGCCTCGAGCGCATACGCGCTGCATACAGGCATGAAGCGGCAACTTCCACTCATCTTAAGGGGTGAGAGGTATTTTTGGTAACCACGCACCAGCCCCACCACGGCTTTTGCCAACGGCCCGCGGGCTTCCGGGATTTCGTCGCCGAGGAAGTTGTAATTCACAATCACAGCTTCCGAAGGGCCTTGCTCAGGGCCTTGGCGTAGTCGCGCTCAAGCTCAGCGGAGGTTGCGGTGGCAGCTCCGGGCAGGGCTCGCACCACAACATCATGATTTCGCTCCAGCTTATCGACGCCCCCTCGAACCGTTTCTCGAACCTTCCGCGAAACCGCGTGCCTGGTCACGGCGTTGCCTACCTGCTTGGACACGATGAGCCCGAACCTGGGCCCGCCCTGAATTACCAGGTCATCGCGTGAGTAGAGATGGACTACTAACGTCGAAGACCCCGCTCGCACACCCCGCTTCATCACCTGACGGAAGTCCTCGGATGAAGCGAGTTTGTGCGGGCGGGGTAGCACCGTTTCGGCGTGAAGACGCGCTCGAGCGCTTCGCGGCGCGTTATGCGCTGAGGCGAGCGCGGCCCTTCTTGCGACGTGCGGAGACGATCGCGCGGCCGGAGCGGGTCTGCATGCGGTGGCGGAAGCCGTGCTTGCGTGCGC belongs to Corynebacterium glaucum and includes:
- the yidD gene encoding membrane protein insertion efficiency factor YidD, which translates into the protein MVNYNFLGDEIPEARGPLAKAVVGLVRGYQKYLSPLKMSGSCRFMPVCSAYALEAVSRHGALKGGAMAGARLCKCGPWHPGGFDPVPGSVKRVEE
- the rnpA gene encoding ribonuclease P protein component translates to MLPRPHKLASSEDFRQVMKRGVRAGSSTLVVHLYSRDDLVIQGGPRFGLIVSKQVGNAVTRHAVSRKVRETVRGGVDKLERNHDVVVRALPGAATATSAELERDYAKALSKALRKL
- the rpmH gene encoding 50S ribosomal protein L34; amino-acid sequence: MSKRTYQPNNRRRARKHGFRHRMQTRSGRAIVSARRKKGRARLSA